In Pseudomonas sp. MTM4, one genomic interval encodes:
- a CDS encoding MotA/TolQ/ExbB proton channel family protein has protein sequence MNALETSLYELTRIFLAPVLLLILAALVYAFLALGSFAMEAWQRRNGRYRSVLAAHQAANGGTSDDLELWIMQRLEWLRVTSRSAPMLGLVATMIPIGPALLALTQSDAKGIGDNLVVAFSSVILALIAASITFFVLTVRRRWLLQELRAIERAGVQRR, from the coding sequence ATGAACGCACTTGAAACCAGTCTCTACGAACTGACACGTATTTTTCTCGCACCCGTCCTGCTATTGATCCTGGCCGCGCTGGTCTATGCCTTTCTGGCATTGGGCAGCTTCGCCATGGAGGCCTGGCAACGCCGTAACGGCCGCTATCGCTCCGTCCTTGCGGCGCACCAAGCGGCAAACGGTGGCACCAGCGATGACCTCGAACTCTGGATCATGCAACGCCTGGAATGGCTGCGCGTGACCTCGCGGAGCGCACCGATGCTTGGGCTGGTCGCAACCATGATCCCTATAGGCCCAGCCCTGCTGGCATTAACCCAGAGCGACGCAAAAGGCATCGGCGACAATCTGGTGGTCGCCTTCTCCTCTGTGATCCTTGCGCTCATCGCAGCGAGCATCACCTTCTTCGTTCTCACCGTTCGGCGCCGCTGGCTGTTGCAGGAGCTGCGTGCCATCGAGCGCGCCGGGGTACAGCGCCGATGA
- a CDS encoding DUF2149 domain-containing protein: MRFLDHDEDDDPLLSVVNLIDLFLVVIGILLIVIVQNPLNPFSQEKVVVIENPGEANMRMLIKDGQELKQYESSGEIGEGQGAKAGITYRLNDGRMIYVPEEKALVK, encoded by the coding sequence ATGAGATTTCTCGACCATGACGAGGACGATGACCCGCTGCTGTCGGTGGTCAACCTGATCGACTTGTTCCTGGTGGTGATCGGCATTCTGCTCATCGTCATCGTGCAGAACCCGCTCAATCCATTCAGCCAGGAGAAGGTCGTGGTTATCGAAAATCCAGGCGAAGCGAACATGCGCATGCTGATCAAGGATGGTCAGGAGCTGAAGCAATATGAGTCAAGCGGCGAAATCGGCGAGGGCCAGGGCGCCAAGGCTGGAATCACCTATCGCCTGAACGACGGAAGGATGATTTACGTGCCCGAGGAGAAGGCATTGGTTAAGTAA
- a CDS encoding DUF1624 domain-containing protein, which produces MPAAGTLSSLHVKTQIRTRMLAIDALRGLVMLFMLVDHVRETFFLHVQVGDPMDPVNTPPELFFTRISSMVCAPVFVFLTGLSAWLYGQSHSRSEVSTFLLKRGVFLVFLELTLVNFAWNATFVPPTLWLQVIWAIGLSMIVLSALIHMPRAGLAVLGLVIVAGHNLLDGIVLTADSPFFEIWSILHQRSFLEITEHTRARTTYPILPWIGLIALGYCAGPWFARDADPAQRACRLLMWGIGLLVGFVLIRYLNVYGDKPWSTMENGVRTFMSFMSLTKYPPSLMFLMPTIGVGFLLLAWFQQLEGRPVLKVLSLYGGAPMFFYVLHLLVLKALYLIAVQIWGLNQGNYYGFDSLAGIWLWAVMLSAALYFPTRWFAQLKQRRRDIAWLKYF; this is translated from the coding sequence ATGCCCGCAGCCGGCACGCTTTCATCCCTTCATGTGAAGACGCAGATACGCACGCGGATGCTTGCGATCGATGCATTGCGCGGGCTGGTCATGCTGTTCATGCTCGTCGACCACGTGCGGGAGACCTTTTTCCTGCACGTTCAGGTAGGCGACCCCATGGATCCGGTCAACACGCCACCGGAGCTGTTCTTCACGCGTATCAGCAGCATGGTCTGCGCACCGGTCTTTGTATTCCTGACCGGCCTTTCCGCATGGTTGTACGGGCAATCCCACAGCCGCAGCGAAGTGTCGACGTTCCTGCTCAAGCGGGGCGTATTCCTCGTGTTCCTCGAACTGACCTTAGTGAACTTCGCCTGGAACGCGACCTTCGTACCGCCGACCCTGTGGTTGCAGGTCATATGGGCCATCGGCTTGAGCATGATCGTGCTGTCCGCGCTTATCCACATGCCGCGTGCGGGGTTGGCGGTGCTGGGTCTGGTGATCGTGGCCGGCCACAACCTGCTTGATGGCATCGTGCTCACAGCGGATTCGCCGTTCTTCGAGATCTGGTCGATCCTGCACCAGCGTTCCTTTCTCGAAATTACCGAGCACACACGTGCACGGACCACTTACCCCATCCTGCCCTGGATCGGTCTCATCGCACTTGGCTACTGCGCAGGCCCCTGGTTTGCCCGCGATGCCGATCCGGCGCAGCGTGCCTGCCGCCTGTTGATGTGGGGTATCGGTTTGCTCGTGGGTTTCGTCCTGATCCGCTACCTGAACGTCTATGGCGACAAGCCGTGGAGCACCATGGAAAACGGCGTACGCACCTTCATGAGCTTCATGTCGCTTACCAAATACCCACCTTCCCTAATGTTCCTGATGCCAACCATCGGTGTCGGCTTTCTGCTGCTCGCCTGGTTTCAGCAACTCGAAGGGCGTCCCGTGCTGAAGGTGCTTTCGCTGTATGGCGGTGCGCCGATGTTCTTCTACGTCCTGCACCTGCTGGTACTCAAGGCGCTTTACCTGATCGCTGTGCAGATCTGGGGCCTGAACCAAGGCAACTACTACGGTTTCGATAGCCTCGCTGGTATCTGGCTGTGGGCAGTGATGCTGTCGGCGGCGCTTTATTTTCCGACCCGCTGGTTCGCGCAACTCAAGCAGCGCCGTCGCGATATCGCTTGGCTGAAGTACTTCTAA
- a CDS encoding OprD family porin encodes MNRKTGYWMRVLSLSCLPLAACAGAQEQAAGFIEDGTWNLLNRTVYDRRDYRHGGLNGAARNAAKPRGERSDLAEEWGYGLMGSYASGFTQGTVGFGLDAHAYLGVKLDSGGGRAGKARLLSVDNEGHPKDDYGRAGAAAKLRLSSTVLKYGEHRVKTPVFGSSDSRLLPETATGWWVTSQEWGDLTLNGGHFTESTDRNASSHDRGFVVNYSNGRQGDSFDFLGGSYDGMERLNLTLYSAQYDETWRQHYLGGVYAWPIDDEQALSFNLNLYRTQDTGEARSGAIDNTTWSLMSSYLRGAHRFSLGYQKVHGDTPFDYVTRGAIYLTNAVALSDFNGPNEASWQLRYDLAMAAYGIPGLSFSAAYIRGSGIDGSDVDPSGGYTYLGYGRNGRHWERDLEARYVVQNGAAQGMTFSARYAVHRGNIDQAELDADQIRLAVEYPIQGMF; translated from the coding sequence ATGAACAGAAAAACCGGTTACTGGATGCGGGTGCTGTCGCTCTCATGCCTGCCATTGGCGGCATGTGCTGGCGCACAGGAGCAGGCGGCGGGTTTCATCGAAGATGGCACATGGAACCTGCTAAACCGCACCGTCTACGACCGTCGTGATTATCGCCACGGTGGGCTCAACGGGGCCGCGCGCAATGCAGCTAAACCGCGCGGCGAGCGCAGCGATCTGGCGGAGGAATGGGGCTACGGGCTAATGGGCAGCTACGCCTCAGGGTTCACCCAAGGCACGGTCGGCTTCGGCCTCGATGCCCACGCCTATCTGGGGGTAAAGCTGGACAGCGGCGGTGGTCGCGCTGGCAAGGCTCGCCTGCTTTCGGTGGATAACGAGGGGCATCCCAAAGATGACTATGGACGCGCTGGTGCGGCGGCGAAGCTGCGTCTGTCATCCACAGTGCTGAAATACGGCGAGCACCGGGTGAAAACGCCCGTCTTCGGCTCGTCCGACAGCCGCCTGCTGCCTGAAACCGCCACGGGGTGGTGGGTGACCAGCCAGGAATGGGGCGACCTGACCCTCAACGGTGGTCATTTCACCGAAAGTACCGACCGCAATGCCAGCAGCCACGACCGTGGGTTCGTCGTGAACTACTCCAACGGGAGACAAGGCGACTCGTTCGACTTCCTGGGCGGCAGCTACGACGGCATGGAGCGCCTCAACCTGACCCTTTACAGCGCGCAATACGACGAAACCTGGCGGCAGCATTATCTAGGCGGCGTGTACGCATGGCCGATTGATGATGAACAGGCGTTGTCCTTCAATCTGAATCTCTACCGCACACAGGACACCGGAGAGGCACGCTCGGGCGCTATCGACAACACCACCTGGAGCTTGATGAGTTCTTACTTGCGCGGTGCCCATCGCTTTTCGTTGGGCTACCAGAAGGTGCATGGGGATACGCCGTTCGATTACGTCACCCGCGGTGCCATCTACCTCACTAACGCGGTGGCGCTGTCTGACTTCAACGGGCCGAATGAAGCCTCATGGCAATTACGCTATGACCTGGCGATGGCTGCATACGGCATACCCGGCTTGAGTTTCAGTGCAGCATATATTCGCGGCAGTGGCATCGACGGTAGCGATGTGGACCCCAGCGGTGGCTATACCTATCTGGGTTATGGGCGTAACGGACGGCACTGGGAGCGTGACCTGGAAGCCCGTTACGTCGTACAAAACGGGGCCGCCCAAGGGATGACCTTCAGCGCCCGCTATGCGGTGCATCGGGGCAACATCGATCAGGCGGAATTGGACGCCGACCAGATTCGCTTGGCGGTGGAGTATCCAATCCAGGGGATGTTCTAG
- a CDS encoding phosphoribosylaminoimidazolesuccinocarboxamide synthase gives MPTPNALSLKKIYSGKVRDLYEIDDKRMLMVATDRLSAFDVILSEPIPEKGKILTAISNFWFEKLSALVPNHFTGDKVEDVVSAQELPLVEGRAVVAKRLKPVAVEAIVRGYIVGSGWKEYQKNGTVCGIQLPAGLKEAAKLPQPIFTPSTKAAVGDHDENISFEQCEAIIGKELAAQVRDTSIALYSAAVEYAATRGIIIADTKFEFGLDEAGNLTLMDEVLTPDSSRFWPADSYREGSNPPSFDKQFVRDWLESTGWNKEPPAPPVPVDVAQKTADKYREALTRLTT, from the coding sequence ATGCCTACTCCCAATGCACTCAGCCTGAAGAAAATCTACTCCGGCAAGGTTCGTGATCTGTACGAAATCGACGACAAGCGCATGCTTATGGTCGCTACGGACCGGCTCTCAGCATTCGATGTGATTCTCTCCGAGCCAATACCTGAGAAGGGCAAGATTCTCACAGCGATTTCGAATTTCTGGTTCGAGAAGCTTTCCGCTCTCGTACCCAATCACTTCACTGGCGACAAGGTCGAGGACGTGGTCTCGGCGCAAGAGCTGCCACTGGTAGAGGGGCGTGCGGTGGTCGCCAAGCGCTTAAAGCCGGTTGCCGTTGAAGCCATTGTCCGTGGCTATATCGTTGGCTCCGGTTGGAAGGAATATCAGAAAAACGGAACCGTTTGCGGCATCCAGTTACCGGCCGGTTTGAAGGAAGCCGCTAAGTTGCCGCAGCCGATCTTCACGCCATCGACCAAAGCCGCCGTCGGCGATCACGACGAGAACATATCCTTCGAGCAGTGCGAGGCCATCATTGGCAAGGAACTGGCAGCCCAAGTGCGCGATACTTCCATCGCACTGTATTCGGCAGCCGTCGAATACGCGGCAACCCGTGGCATCATCATCGCCGATACCAAGTTCGAATTCGGCCTCGACGAGGCCGGTAACCTAACGCTCATGGATGAAGTGCTGACTCCCGACTCCAGCCGCTTCTGGCCTGCCGATAGCTACCGGGAAGGCAGCAATCCGCCAAGCTTCGACAAGCAGTTCGTTCGCGACTGGCTGGAATCCACCGGTTGGAACAAGGAGCCGCCAGCGCCTCCTGTGCCGGTTGATGTCGCCCAGAAGACCGCGGACAAATATCGCGAAGCCCTGACTCGGCTGACGACCTGA
- the bamC gene encoding outer membrane protein assembly factor BamC — protein sequence MKRLAGLSTLALIISGTSGCGWLWGEDGYFRDRGSDYLQAHQVPPMQVPADSELRPIEPLLPIPQQVPDTRATGEYEVPRPQRLLVAEEASEFSLQTSEDARWLVAMREPSQVWTATRQFFTDNGFQIAEERPQTGELITAWQTRDQLAPALVRNLGLGDGETRIRVRIEPGVQRNTSEIQLLSVQRPADSNADVAWPDTPVNAELDRVLLDELQVGLNSSAAQGGSASLLAEREFDAPSRVTLIEAGSGTPVLQLDTDFNRAWSSVGRALAASDILVEDLDRSLGVYYINLSEGAENPDDEPGFFSRLFGGAPDREEIEARAERYQVRVNDVAGNIQVTLDKNLDTVAPADVARRVLNMLKDSLD from the coding sequence ATGAAGCGACTGGCCGGCCTCTCGACCCTAGCCCTGATCATCTCTGGAACCAGCGGTTGTGGCTGGCTGTGGGGAGAAGACGGATATTTCCGTGACCGTGGTAGCGACTATCTCCAGGCCCATCAGGTACCGCCGATGCAGGTCCCGGCCGATAGTGAGTTGCGCCCGATCGAGCCCTTGCTACCGATCCCCCAGCAGGTCCCTGATACCCGCGCGACAGGCGAATACGAGGTGCCGCGCCCGCAACGGTTGCTGGTCGCTGAAGAAGCCAGCGAGTTCAGCCTGCAGACGTCGGAGGATGCGCGCTGGCTGGTCGCGATGCGTGAGCCGTCGCAAGTCTGGACTGCGACGCGGCAGTTCTTCACCGACAATGGCTTTCAGATTGCCGAAGAGCGCCCGCAAACGGGAGAGCTCATTACGGCCTGGCAGACCCGTGATCAGCTTGCTCCAGCGCTGGTGCGCAACCTTGGGCTGGGCGATGGAGAGACCCGTATCCGGGTTCGCATCGAACCGGGTGTGCAGCGCAATACGAGCGAGATCCAGCTGCTCAGCGTTCAGCGTCCCGCAGACAGCAATGCTGACGTAGCCTGGCCTGATACCCCAGTCAATGCCGAACTCGATCGGGTACTGCTCGATGAACTGCAGGTCGGTTTGAACAGCAGCGCAGCCCAAGGCGGTTCAGCCTCTCTGCTTGCAGAGCGCGAGTTCGACGCACCCAGCCGAGTGACGCTCATCGAAGCTGGCAGCGGCACTCCGGTGCTACAACTTGATACTGACTTCAACCGTGCCTGGTCAAGTGTGGGCCGGGCACTGGCTGCAAGTGACATCCTCGTCGAGGATTTGGATCGCAGCCTCGGTGTTTACTACATCAACCTGTCGGAAGGTGCGGAGAATCCGGACGACGAGCCGGGCTTTTTCTCCCGCTTGTTCGGCGGGGCGCCCGACCGTGAGGAGATCGAGGCGCGCGCGGAGCGTTATCAGGTCCGTGTGAACGATGTGGCCGGCAACATCCAGGTGACGCTCGACAAGAACCTTGACACCGTCGCGCCAGCCGACGTCGCACGGCGCGTGCTGAACATGCTCAAGGACAGTCTGGACTGA
- the dapA gene encoding 4-hydroxy-tetrahydrodipicolinate synthase, producing MISGSMVALVTPMDAHGGLDWDSLSKLVDFHLQEGTNAIVAVGTTGESATLEVPEHIEVIRRVVDQVNGRIPVIAGTGANSTREAVELTENAKAAGADACLLVTPYYNKPTQEGMYLHFRHIAEAVAIPQILYNVPGRTACDMLPETVERLSKVPNIIGIKEATGDLKRGQEVLDRVGKDFLVYSGDDATAVELMLMGGKGNISVTANVAPRAMSELCAAAIAGDAEKARAINALLMPLHQTLFIEANPIPVKWALHEMGLMSDGIRLPLTWLSQRCQEPLRDAMRQSGVLA from the coding sequence ATGATCTCAGGCAGTATGGTGGCGCTCGTCACTCCCATGGACGCGCATGGCGGTCTTGATTGGGACAGCCTGAGCAAACTGGTGGACTTCCATCTTCAGGAAGGCACCAATGCGATCGTTGCGGTGGGTACCACTGGCGAGTCGGCGACGCTAGAAGTGCCCGAGCATATCGAGGTAATCCGCCGGGTGGTGGATCAAGTCAACGGTCGCATTCCGGTGATTGCTGGCACCGGTGCCAACTCCACTCGCGAAGCCGTCGAGCTGACTGAAAATGCCAAGGCAGCCGGAGCGGATGCCTGCCTGCTGGTCACGCCCTACTACAACAAGCCGACCCAGGAAGGCATGTACCTGCACTTCCGCCACATCGCCGAAGCCGTGGCGATTCCACAGATCCTCTACAACGTGCCCGGGCGTACCGCCTGCGACATGCTGCCGGAAACCGTCGAGCGTCTGTCCAAGGTGCCGAACATCATCGGAATCAAGGAGGCGACCGGCGACCTCAAGCGTGGGCAGGAAGTGCTCGATCGTGTCGGCAAGGACTTTCTTGTCTACTCCGGAGACGATGCCACCGCCGTTGAGCTGATGCTGATGGGTGGCAAAGGCAATATTTCCGTCACGGCGAACGTCGCGCCCCGCGCCATGAGCGAGCTATGCGCTGCCGCCATTGCCGGTGATGCGGAGAAGGCGCGTGCCATCAACGCATTGCTGATGCCGCTGCATCAGACGCTGTTCATCGAGGCCAATCCGATTCCGGTGAAATGGGCGCTACACGAAATGGGCCTGATGTCGGACGGTATTCGCTTGCCGCTGACCTGGCTCAGCCAGCGTTGCCAGGAGCCGCTTCGCGACGCCATGCGTCAGTCCGGTGTACTGGCCTGA
- a CDS encoding glycine cleavage system protein R, protein MSTPSVPREQFLVISAMGRNPMALTNVLCRASNENRCAVVSTRLTRHGECCALVLEITGTWDALARMETALPSLAKKHDFTTNVVRSEPSETRPQALPYVAYVSSVYRPDILNELCQFFIDHRVELENLTCDTYQAPQTGGTMLNATLTVTLPAGTQISWLRDQFLDFADALNLDALIEPWRPQNP, encoded by the coding sequence ATGTCCACCCCCTCAGTACCTCGAGAACAGTTTCTCGTCATCAGCGCCATGGGCCGCAACCCTATGGCGCTCACCAACGTGCTTTGCAGAGCGAGCAACGAGAATCGCTGCGCCGTAGTCAGTACACGTCTGACCCGTCATGGCGAATGCTGTGCGCTGGTCCTGGAGATCACCGGGACCTGGGATGCCCTCGCTCGCATGGAGACGGCGCTACCGAGCCTGGCCAAGAAGCACGACTTCACCACCAATGTAGTGCGCAGCGAACCATCGGAAACCCGCCCGCAAGCGTTGCCATACGTAGCCTATGTCAGCTCGGTATACCGTCCGGACATACTCAATGAGCTGTGCCAGTTCTTCATCGACCACCGCGTCGAACTGGAAAATCTTACCTGCGACACGTACCAGGCGCCCCAGACCGGCGGCACCATGCTCAACGCGACGCTGACCGTCACGCTACCGGCAGGTACGCAGATCAGCTGGCTGCGTGATCAATTTCTGGATTTTGCCGACGCACTGAATCTTGACGCTCTGATAGAGCCCTGGCGCCCGCAAAACCCCTGA
- a CDS encoding peroxiredoxin, whose amino-acid sequence MAVAIDQPVPPFQAQATSDTLVSLDTLKGKQVVLYFYPKDNTPGCTTQGQGFRDLQPEFSEANTLIFGVSRDSLRTHENFKAKQAFPFELICDKTEELCQLFDVIKLKKLYGKEYMGVDRSTFLIDRDGILRQEWRGVKVHGHVEAVLQAAQALHRQ is encoded by the coding sequence ATGGCCGTAGCAATCGACCAGCCCGTTCCGCCCTTCCAGGCCCAAGCCACTAGCGACACCCTGGTCAGCCTCGACACGCTGAAGGGCAAGCAGGTGGTGCTCTACTTTTATCCCAAGGACAACACGCCAGGCTGCACCACTCAGGGCCAGGGTTTCCGCGACCTGCAGCCGGAGTTCAGCGAAGCCAACACACTAATCTTCGGCGTTTCGCGGGACAGCCTGCGGACACACGAGAACTTCAAGGCCAAGCAGGCGTTTCCTTTCGAGCTCATTTGCGACAAGACTGAGGAGCTCTGCCAGCTGTTCGATGTCATCAAGCTGAAGAAGCTCTATGGCAAGGAATACATGGGCGTAGACCGCAGCACCTTCTTGATCGACCGCGACGGCATCCTTCGCCAGGAGTGGCGAGGCGTGAAGGTTCACGGACATGTCGAAGCCGTTTTGCAGGCCGCTCAAGCACTGCATCGACAATAA
- a CDS encoding AI-2E family transporter yields MLKVLRSWAHRYFSDEEAVVLAVLLVVAFAAVLTLGEMLAPVLAGLVLAYLMQGLVGALERIRIPHLVAVWLVFLMFVGALTVCMLFLVPLVWQQVLTLFNELPRMLVEWQSLLLLLPERYPQLLTEEQVLRGIDFMRGEVGRYGQVVLTSSLSSLPLLLSLMIYLILVPILVFFFLKDRQQISDWLSGYLPRERALITQVSQEMNVQIANYIRGKAIEILICGVVSYAVFAALELNYAALLALLVGVSVVVPYIGATVVTIPIALIGLFQWGLGDQFIYLMVAYAIIQALDGNVLVPLLFSEAVNLHPVAIICSVLLFGGLWGFWGVFFAIPLATLFKAVLYAWPRRPPTVPVVEVG; encoded by the coding sequence ATGCTCAAGGTGTTGCGCAGCTGGGCCCATCGCTATTTCTCTGATGAGGAAGCGGTGGTCTTGGCTGTACTGTTGGTGGTTGCCTTTGCTGCGGTGCTAACGCTGGGCGAAATGCTTGCGCCAGTCCTTGCCGGCCTGGTGCTCGCCTACCTGATGCAGGGTTTGGTCGGCGCGCTGGAGCGCATCAGGATTCCCCACCTCGTGGCGGTCTGGCTAGTATTTTTGATGTTCGTCGGCGCGCTCACGGTTTGCATGCTGTTTCTTGTGCCTTTGGTCTGGCAGCAGGTGCTAACCCTGTTCAACGAGCTGCCACGGATGCTTGTGGAATGGCAGTCCTTGTTGCTGCTTCTGCCCGAGCGCTACCCGCAATTGCTCACCGAAGAGCAGGTGCTGCGTGGCATCGATTTCATGCGTGGCGAGGTAGGCCGCTACGGCCAGGTGGTGCTGACGTCGTCGTTGTCCAGCCTGCCATTGTTGTTAAGCCTGATGATCTATCTGATCCTGGTGCCGATTCTTGTGTTCTTCTTTCTCAAGGATCGCCAGCAGATAAGCGACTGGTTGAGCGGCTACCTGCCGCGTGAGCGTGCGCTGATTACGCAGGTGTCTCAGGAAATGAACGTGCAGATCGCCAATTACATTCGGGGCAAGGCGATCGAGATCCTGATCTGCGGCGTGGTGTCGTATGCGGTGTTCGCGGCGCTGGAACTCAACTATGCCGCGCTGCTGGCGCTGCTGGTGGGAGTCTCGGTTGTGGTGCCTTATATCGGTGCGACCGTGGTGACCATTCCCATCGCCCTGATTGGCTTATTCCAGTGGGGGTTGGGTGACCAGTTCATCTACTTGATGGTGGCCTACGCGATCATTCAGGCGTTGGATGGCAATGTCCTTGTGCCTTTGCTGTTCTCCGAAGCGGTGAACCTGCACCCGGTGGCCATTATCTGCTCGGTGCTGTTATTCGGCGGTCTCTGGGGATTCTGGGGAGTATTTTTCGCGATCCCCCTGGCTACCTTGTTCAAGGCGGTGCTATACGCTTGGCCGCGCAGGCCACCCACGGTCCCGGTGGTGGAGGTCGGCTAG
- a CDS encoding sulfurtransferase TusA family protein, producing the protein MTQQTVPVTCDAELDAVGLECPMPLLKAKLELNRLASGQVLKVTATDPGSQRDFRSFARLSGHALLREEADEGLYRYWLRKAEG; encoded by the coding sequence ATGACCCAACAGACCGTGCCTGTCACCTGCGATGCCGAGCTGGATGCGGTCGGGCTGGAATGCCCGATGCCGCTGCTCAAGGCTAAACTTGAACTCAACCGACTAGCCAGCGGGCAGGTACTGAAGGTTACCGCGACCGATCCGGGCTCGCAGCGAGATTTTCGTAGTTTCGCCAGATTGTCCGGCCACGCTCTGTTACGGGAAGAGGCGGATGAAGGGCTCTATCGCTACTGGCTGCGTAAGGCTGAGGGCTGA
- a CDS encoding M48 family metalloprotease, with protein sequence MKLLRPTLLTLACLIAQPVMANDLPSLGDSSSGIVSPEQEYHLGRAWLSLLRGQVPQLSDPLLKDYLERSVYRLAETSQLQDRRLEFVLLESPQLNAFAAPGGIIGVNGGLFLHAQTEAEYASVLAHELAHLSQRHFARGLEAQKRMQLPLMAAMLAGVVAAAAGAGDAGIAAIVSTQAAAIQAQRRFSRQNEQEADRIGIVNLERAGYDPRAMPQMFGRLMRQYRYDQKPPEFLLTHPVTESRIADTKNRAEQFPAGGVQDSLRYQLMRARVDLKFESTPGLSAKRFRAMLNEDESLDAARYGLALAQIKSGQLSDAAASLQPLLTESPDEVSYNLAQIELDITANRLAAARERTQTLLDLYPSSYPVRQAHIDLLIKEDKLQEAERELDKLVEARPKDPDIWYQVSEIRGLTGNILGLHQGRAEFFALVGDYDQAIEQLDLAKRRSSNFQTAARIDARQKQLIEEKRMIEEMLR encoded by the coding sequence ATGAAATTGCTGCGCCCCACCCTGCTGACACTGGCATGCCTGATTGCGCAGCCGGTCATGGCCAATGATCTGCCCTCTCTCGGCGATTCCAGCTCAGGTATCGTCTCGCCAGAACAGGAGTACCATCTGGGCCGGGCCTGGCTCAGCCTGCTTCGCGGACAGGTTCCGCAATTGTCCGACCCGCTGCTGAAAGACTATCTGGAACGCAGCGTCTATCGCCTGGCCGAGACCAGCCAGCTGCAAGACCGCCGTCTGGAGTTCGTACTGCTCGAAAGTCCGCAGCTGAACGCGTTTGCCGCGCCGGGCGGAATCATCGGAGTCAATGGCGGCCTGTTTCTTCATGCCCAGACTGAAGCCGAATACGCCTCGGTACTGGCGCACGAACTAGCGCATCTGTCCCAACGCCACTTCGCACGCGGCCTGGAGGCGCAGAAGCGCATGCAGCTGCCGCTGATGGCGGCGATGCTCGCGGGGGTCGTAGCGGCCGCAGCCGGCGCGGGTGACGCAGGCATCGCCGCGATTGTTTCGACTCAGGCCGCGGCAATCCAGGCACAACGACGCTTCTCCCGACAGAACGAACAGGAAGCCGATCGCATCGGCATCGTCAATCTCGAACGAGCAGGTTACGACCCTCGCGCCATGCCGCAGATGTTCGGTCGTCTGATGCGCCAGTATCGCTACGACCAGAAACCGCCCGAATTCCTCCTGACCCACCCGGTCACGGAATCGCGCATCGCCGATACCAAAAACCGCGCCGAACAGTTTCCGGCTGGAGGAGTGCAAGACAGCCTGCGATATCAGCTGATGCGTGCAAGAGTCGACCTTAAATTCGAAAGCACACCCGGCCTCAGCGCTAAGCGCTTCCGAGCCATGCTCAATGAAGACGAAAGCCTGGATGCTGCTCGCTACGGCCTGGCGCTGGCTCAGATCAAGAGCGGCCAACTCTCGGACGCCGCCGCCAGCCTGCAACCGTTACTGACGGAGTCGCCGGATGAAGTCAGCTACAACCTGGCGCAGATCGAGTTGGATATCACCGCCAACCGACTGGCCGCGGCACGCGAGCGAACCCAGACCCTGCTCGATCTCTACCCCAGCAGTTACCCGGTACGCCAAGCGCATATCGATCTGCTGATAAAGGAAGACAAGCTGCAAGAGGCCGAGCGAGAGCTGGACAAGCTGGTCGAAGCACGCCCCAAGGACCCGGACATTTGGTATCAGGTTTCGGAGATCCGCGGACTCACCGGAAACATACTGGGGCTGCACCAGGGCCGAGCTGAGTTCTTCGCCCTGGTCGGAGATTACGATCAGGCTATCGAGCAACTGGATCTCGCTAAACGCCGATCGAGCAATTTTCAAACAGCCGCACGTATCGACGCTCGGCAGAAACAGCTGATCGAAGAGAAGCGAATGATTGAGGAGATGCTGCGCTGA